One stretch of Lemur catta isolate mLemCat1 chromosome 2, mLemCat1.pri, whole genome shotgun sequence DNA includes these proteins:
- the LOC123632553 gene encoding collagen alpha-1(XIV) chain-like isoform X1: MSGTGTWGSTPGLLGSCGGAGGPWLGTWWVQGRQSPRKSSGPRHEASPVGCPCHLQSLAPSGRDGRDASLGPWPLTRPCNWSQEAEQDGLGGPPEHPWGPGGSGCPTTWCCRGCPAPPTWVAPPPAKHTANQRPSWTEAQVCRVPRVIRSCRRRSVHVRGFFQQPMEAPVVGQLIRPPRAVSLAPGTVPGTWQEPNKHLLSPHHPPRRGTARGRGPGSSCCCRPGPSGLSPSPGAPSPRGCFGSCVPAGLELGLLGPLPSLPCRPGTPPSARL; the protein is encoded by the exons ATGTCAGGGACTGGGACCTGGGGGTCCACTCCAGGGCTCCTGGGCAGCTGCGGAGGTGCTGGGGGGCCCTGGCTGGGCACGTGGTGGGTGCAGGGTAGACAGAGCCCCCGAAAGTCATCAGGTCCCAGGCACGAGGCCAGCCCAGTGGGATGTCCATGCCATCTGCAGAGCCTGGCACCGTCTGGGCGGGACGGCAGGGACGCATCCTTGGGGCCATGGCCGTTGACCAGGCCCTGCAACTGGAGTCAGGAGGCTGAACAGGATGGGCTTGGGGGACCCCCGGAGCATCCCTGGGGCCCAGGTGGGTCTGGCTGCCCCACTACCTGGTGCTGTAGAGGCTGCCCGGCCCCACCCACCTGGGTGGCCCCCCCACCTGCAAAGCATACAGCCAACCAGCGGCCCAGCTGGACGGAAGCCCAGGTGTGCAGGGTTCCCAGAGTCATCCGCTCCTGCAGGAGGCGCTCAGTGCACGTCAGAGGCTTTTTCCAACAACCG ATGGAGGCACCCGTGGTCGGGCAGCTCATCCGTCCTCCCAGGGCTGTGTCCTTagcacctggaacagtgcctggcacgtggcaggaGCCTAACAAACACttgttga GCCCTCACCACCCCCCTAGAAGGGGCACAGCCAGAGGCCGGGGTCCCGGATCCTCCTGCTGCTGCAGACCTGGCCCTTCCGGGCTGTCTCCTTCCCCTGGGGCCCCCTCACCCCGCGGCTGCTTTGGCTCTTGCGTGCCTGCTGGGCTGGAGCTTGGACTCCTGGGCccgctcccttccctcccctgccgcCCGGGGACCCCTCCCAGCGCACGCCTTTGA
- the LOC123632553 gene encoding translation initiation factor IF-2-like isoform X2, giving the protein MAAWGWVRLGGIPGGSGPAVRVGSSGAAFLPPSNGKGPATSLGHLLLPPLRSAPRKSEGVTGVRPLPMHTAAMGSGVPALPGLRLLGPIVAVETTCRGQGGDSSQRWDPRRPGGLHQGGVTWMEAPVVGQLIRPPRAVSLAPGTVPGTWQEPNKHLLSPHHPPRRGTARGRGPGSSCCCRPGPSGLSPSPGAPSPRGCFGSCVPAGLELGLLGPLPSLPCRPGTPPSARL; this is encoded by the exons ATGGCTGCGTGGGGCTGGGTAAGGCTGGGCGGGATCCCTGGCGGGTCTGGACCCGCAGTGAGGGTGGGGAGCTCAGGGGCTGCCTTCTTGCCCCCTAGCAATGGCAAGGGCCCCGCCACCTCCCTCGGGCATCTGCTGCTCCCTCCACTCCGCTCAGCACCCCGGAAGAGCGAAGGGGTCACAGGGGTGAGGCCACTCCCCATGCACACGGCAGCGATGGGTAGTGGGGTCCCTGCTCTGCCTGGCCTGAGGCTGCTGGGACCGATTGTTGCCGTGGAAACCACCTGCCGAGGACAGGGAGGCGACAGCAGCCAGCGCTGGGATCCCCGACGCCCTGGGGGGCTGCACCAAGGAGGTGTCACCTGG ATGGAGGCACCCGTGGTCGGGCAGCTCATCCGTCCTCCCAGGGCTGTGTCCTTagcacctggaacagtgcctggcacgtggcaggaGCCTAACAAACACttgttga GCCCTCACCACCCCCCTAGAAGGGGCACAGCCAGAGGCCGGGGTCCCGGATCCTCCTGCTGCTGCAGACCTGGCCCTTCCGGGCTGTCTCCTTCCCCTGGGGCCCCCTCACCCCGCGGCTGCTTTGGCTCTTGCGTGCCTGCTGGGCTGGAGCTTGGACTCCTGGGCccgctcccttccctcccctgccgcCCGGGGACCCCTCCCAGCGCACGCCTTTGA